The following is a genomic window from Candidatus Alcyoniella australis.
GTGGCGGCTGTAGTTCTCGATTCCCGAGCAGTAGCCCATCTCGCGAATCATCTCCAGGTCGAACTCGGTGCGCTGGCGCAGGCGTTGGGCCTCGAGTAGTTTCTCCTGAGCCTTGAGCTCGGTCAGGCGCTGCTCGAGCTCCTCGCGGATCGTGACGATGGCGCGCTGTAGCTGGTCCTCGGGCGTAACGAAGTGGCTGGCCGGAAAGATCGCGGCCCGCGGCAGCTGGGCCACCACTACGCCGCGCAGGGGATCGACCTCTCGGATCGCCTCGATCCCATCGTCGAAAAATTCGAACCGCACCGCGTGTTCGTTCTCGTAGATCGGAAAAACCTCGACCACGTCGCCGCGCACACGAAACGTGCCGCGATGGAAGTCGATGTCGTTGCGCTCATATTGGATGTCGACCAGCTTGCGGATCAAATCCTGGCGCGAGATCGTCTGGCCGCGCTCCACGATCAGGTGCATCCGCCGGTAGAAGTCCGGACTGCCCAGGCCGTAGATGCACGAGACCGAGGCCACGATCAGCACGTCGCGGCGCTCGAGCAGGCTGCGCGTGGCGCTGTGGCGCAGACGATCGATGCGCTCGTTGATCGAGCTGTCTTTCTCAATGTACGTATCCGTGGTCGGCAGGTAGGCCTCGGGCTGGTAATAGTCGTAGTACGAGACGAAGAACTCGACCGCGTTGTTCGGAAAAAGCTCGCGGAACTCCGAGAACAGTTGCGCGGCCAGGGTCTTGTTGTGGGCCATCACCAGTGTCGGACGATTGAGCCGCTCCACCACGTTGGCAATGGTGAAGGTCTTGCCCGAGCCGGTGACCCCCAGCAACACCTGGTGCTTGGCCCCGGACTCGAGCCCGCTCACCAAGCGCTCGATCGCCTCGGGCTGATCGCCCTGGGGCGTGTAATCGCAGACCAGCTCGAAGCGCTTCATCGGCTCACTCTACCCTGAATCGCGGGACGTTCAAGGGTCAGCGATGGGCAACAATCGGGGTTGAGGTAATTACCGCTAGACCAGCGCCTTGGCCACGGCCAGCAGGCCGTCAGGCGATTGCAGCGCCCCCCAGATCTTGGCGCCCAGATCGAGAGCCTGGTTCATCTTGCCCTCGATTGTCGGCACGGCCTTGGTCTGATCACCCTGCTCGGCCAACCCGGCCTTGATCGCGCTGATCACCCCGGGCAGCCCGGCGTAGAGCTGGAACTCGAACAGGCCGCTGACCATCGGGTTGTCCTTGCCAAAGTACAGCGAACGCGGATCGTCCTTGTAGGCCACGAGCACCTTGCCCGCGCTCCAGGCCAGGGCCGCCTCGGCCACCGCGCCCTCGTCGGGCACGCGGCCGTTGAGGTTGACCACCGCCGCGTCGCAACCGCGCACCACCTGATAGGCGTCGAGGCTGAAGATCGCCTTTTC
Proteins encoded in this region:
- a CDS encoding nucleoside 2-deoxyribosyltransferase, coding for MSESKTRVYCSGALFNDKEREEMAQIAAALEAQGFETFLPHRDGLEITPLASMLVNLGVENEQAHELWEKAIFSLDAYQVVRGCDAAVVNLNGRVPDEGAVAEAALAWSAGKVLVAYKDDPRSLYFGKDNPMVSGLFEFQLYAGLPGVISAIKAGLAEQGDQTKAVPTIEGKMNQALDLGAKIWGALQSPDGLLAVAKALV